In the Caballeronia sp. NK8 genome, TGGCGCGCACGCGCACAGCGACTACGAGCATCGCGACGACGAGAACTGGATGCGTCACACGCTGTGGTTCAGCGAGGGCGATCGGCTGGATTACAAACCGGTGCAGATGAAGCCGCTGACGGTCGAATCGGTGCCGCCGAAGGCGCGTACCTTCTAAGCGCACGAGGATAGAGAAATGGCAAAGAGAATTTTTGAAGTCTATCGCTACGATCCGGACAAGGACGCGGCGCCGCGCATGCAGACCTATGAGCTCGAACTCGAGCACGAGCGCATGTTGCTGGACGCGCTGGTGAAGCTGAAGTCGGTGGATGAGACGCTGTCGTTCCGTCGTTCGTGCCGTGAAGGCGTGTGCGGTTCGGACGCGATGAACATCAACGGCAAGAACGGCCTCGCGTGCCTGACGAACCTGAATGAACTGCCGCAGAAGATCGTGCTGCGTCCGCTGCCGGGGCTGCCGGTGGTGCGCGACCTGATCTGCGATTTCACGCAGTTCTTCAACCAGTATCATTCGATCAAGCCGTACCTGATCAACGATACGCCGCCGCCCGAGAAAGAGCGCCTGCAGTCGCCGGTGGAGCGCGATGAACTCGATGGTCTCTACGAGTGCATTCTGTGCGCGAGCTGCTCGACGTCGTGCCCGAGCTTCTGGTGGAACCCGGACAAGTTCGTGGGACCGGCGGGCCTGCTGCAAGCCTATCGCTTCATCGCGGACAGCCGCGATCAGGCGACGGGCGAACGGCTCGACAACCTGGAAGATCCGTATCGTCTGTTCCGTTGCCATACGATCATGAATTGCGTCGACGTGTGCCCCAAGGGGCTCAATCCGACCAAGGCGATCGGCAAGATCAAGGAATTGATGGTGCGGCGGGCTGTCTGAGTGGGCAATGTGATGGTCGACAATCAAGACAACTCGCATCAGTCCGATCCCCTTCGCCGGGCGCGCCTTCGTTGGCGCGCGCGGCGCGGCCTGCTGGAAAACGATCTGATCTTCGAGCGTTTCTTCAGCCGATATGAGCATGACCTCAGTGACGCCGACGTGGCCGCGTTGACCCGTCTGCTGGAACTGAGCGACAACGAACTGATGGACTTGCTGCTGGCGCGCACGGAGCCTGAAGGCGACCTCGCGACGCCGGACGTGATCCGCTTGCTGGAAACGCTGCGCACCGTGTGATTCCAGCAGGAATTCGCGGAGTTTTGCAAAATACGCCTGTTGCAATGCACACAGGCCGATCGAACAGTTTTGCCGCGCAGCTTCCGTCGTGCAAATTATCGAAAACCTGTATCCATACTTCGATTGAGGATGTGCTATGACCCCGTCAGATGTTAAAGCCACGCTATCGTTCAGCGACAACTCGCCGAGCGTCGAAATGCCGATCTACAAGGGCACGTTGGGCCCGGACGTGATCGACATCCGCAAGTTGTACGGTCAGACCGGCAAGTTCACGTATGACCCGGGCTTCATGTCGACGGCGGCGTGCAACTCCGCGATCACGTACATCGACGGCGACAAGGGCGAGCTGCTGTATCGCGGCTACCCGATCGAGCAGTTGGCCGTGAACGCCGACTTCCTCGAGACCTGCTATCTGCTCCTGAAGGGCGAACTGCCGAACGAAGCGCAGAACAAGGAATTCGTGGACACGGTCACGCGTCACACGATGGTGCACGAACAGATGCACTTCTTCTTCCGCGGCTTCCGTCGCGACGCGCATCCGATGGCCGTGCTGACGGCTGCGGTGGGCGCGCTGTCGGCGTTCTATCACGACTCGCTGAACATCAACGATCCGCGTCACCGTGAAGTGTCGGCCATTCGCATGATCGCGAAGCTGCCGACGCTCGTCGCGATGGCGTACAAGTTCAGCATCGGCCAGCCGTTCGTGTATCCAAAGAACGAACTCTCGTACAGCGCGAACTTCATGCACATGATGTTCGCCAACCCGTGCGAAGAGTACAAGGTCAACGACGTGCTCGTGCGCGCGCTCGACCGCATCCTGATCCTGCACGCGGACCACGAGCAGAACGCGTCGACGTCTACCGTGCGTCTCGCCGGTTCGTCGGGCGCGAACCCGTTCGCGTGTATCGCGGCAGGTATCGCGTGTCTGTGGGGCCCGGCGCACGGCGGCGCAAACGAAGCCGCGCTGAACATGCTGGAAGAGATCGGCTCGGTCGACAACATTCCCGAGTTCATCAAGCAGGTGAAGGACAAGAATTCGGGCGTGAAGCTGATGGGCTTCGGTCACCGCGTGTACAAGAACTACGACCCGCGCGCGAAGCTGATGCGCGAGACGTGCCACGAAGTGCTCGAAGAACTCGGCCTGCACGACGACCCGCTCTTCAAGCTCGCGATGGAACTCGAAAAGATCGCGCTGGAAGACGAATACTTCGTGTCGCGCAAGCTGTATCCGAATGTCGACTTCTACTCGGGCATCGTGCAGCGCGCGCTGGGCATCCCGACGTCGATGTTCACGTGTATCTTCGCGATGGCGCGTACGGTCGGCTGGATCGCGCAGTGGAACGAAATGATTGCGGATCCGGAGCAGAAGATTGGCCGTCCGCGTCAGTTGTTCATCGGTCAGACGGCGCGTGAAGCGAAGCCGCTGGCGAAGCGGTAAGCTGATTCACGGCTTCAGGTAGGTGTGAAGGCCCCGGCGGGTGACTGCCGGGGCTTTTTGTTTTTGTGGGCCAATCTAGACGGCAAACACTTCTTGTAGCGTGCGCAGCGCGTCTGACAGCGTCTTGCCGGCCAGGGTGCCTTCTTTCCTGACGAGCCGCATCCTGTCCACGCTGCGCATCTGATCCAGAAGGACGAGTCCTTCCTTTCGCTTGAACGAAACGGGAATACGGTAGGGTGCCGAGGCGCCTTTCGAAGTCATCGGCGCGACGATGACAGTGCGCAAGTGGTCGTGCATTTCCGGCGGAGAAACAATCACGCAGGGCCGAGTTTTCTGAATCTCGCTGCCCAAGGTCGGGTCGAGCGCCACAAGCCAGATGTCGCCGCGCGCTACCATTCGAGCTCCGAATCATCGTCGTTGGCGAACTCACCCATCACCAGCTTGTCATCCCCGCTCGCGGCAATCGACCTGCTTGCCTCAGCCCAGCCTTCGCGGACCCTGCTACGGGGTCGACGCAGCACGATAGCATCGTCTTCGACGTTCATCTCTACTTCGTTCTCCAGACCCAGTTGCGCCAGAAACGGCTTGGGTATGAGCACCCCTTGCGAGTTGCCCATCTTCCGGATGGTGGTTTTCATGAGATCGATCATGGTTGTTCGTGTAATTACAATGTTATTACCAGAAGGGAAATGGCGTCAATAGCCGTTCTGACTCGCGAGCATCGGGCGGTCAATCAACCATACGAGGCTGCTTCAGCGCAGACCAGTCAGCCGGATGGGCTAAGCGAGTCGTGCGAAGGGATGCCCTTTCGACCACCGCCCCCATCCGGGTAGTCTTTATCCGGGTACTGTCGCCACTACGCAAACCACTGTTTTTATTAGCTTTTTTCGTAGCCTAGTACTACCCGGGCGCCCCTTGACGGTGGCATAATCGACTCACAAGTGGTCAACCCATCCCCCGCAGTCACATACGAAAGCGCTCACCATGGCACAGACTCTCTACGACAAACTGTGGAACACGCACGTGATCCACACGGAAGAGGACGGCACCTCGATCCTCTACATCGATCGTCACCTGCTGCATGAAGTGACGAGCCCGCAGGCGTTCGAGGGCCTGAAGCTGGCCGAGCGCCCGGTGTGGCGCATCAGCGCGAATCTGGCGGTGTCGGACCACAACGTGCCGACCACCGACCGCTCGCACGGCATCGCCGATCCGGTCTCCAAGCTCCAGGTCGATACGCTCGATCAAAACTGCGACGCCTTCGGCATCACGCAGTTCAAGATGAACGATCTGCGCCAGGGCATCGTGCACATCATCGGGCCGGAGCAGGGCGCGACGCTGCCGGGCATGACGATCGTCTGCGGCGACTCGCACACGTCCACGCACGGCGCATTCGGCGCGCTCGCGCATGGCATCGGCACGTCGGAAGTGGAGCACGTGCTCGCCACGCAGACGCTCCTGCAGAAGAAGAGCAAGAACATGCTCGTGAAGGTCGAAGGCCCGCTGCCGCGCGGCTGCACCGCGAAGGACATCGTGCTGGCGATCATCGGCAAGATCGGCACGGCGGGCGGCACGGGTTACGCCATCGAATTCGGCGGCTCGACCATCCGCGCCCTGTCGATGGAAGGCCGCATGACCGTCTGCAACATGGCGATCGAAGCAGGCGCGCGCGCGGGCATGGTCGCGGTCGACGACACCACCATCAATTACCTCAAGGACCGTCCGTACTCGCCGCATGGCGTCGAGTGGAATCAGGCGGTCGAATACTGGCGCCAGTTCAAATCGGACCCGGATGCGCAGTTCGATCGCGTCGTCGAACTGAACGCCGCCGAAATCGTGCCGCAAGTGACGTGGGGCACGTCGCCGGAAATGGTGACCTCGATCGATGGCCGCGTGCCCGATCCCGAGAAGGAAAAGGACCCGGTCAAGCGCGACGCGATGGAGCGCGCGCTGACCTACATGGCGCTGCAACCGAATACGCCGATCGAATCCATCAAGCCGGACAAGATTTTCATCGGCTCGTGCACCAATGCGCGTATCGAAGACTTGCGCGCGGCCGCGTATGTCGTGAAGTCGCTGGGCAAGCGCGTCGCGTCGAACATCCGTCTCGCGATGGTCGTGCCGGGCTCGGGTCTCGTGAAGGCGCAAGCCGAGCACGAAGGCCTCGACAAGATCTTCACGAACGCCGGTTTCGAATGGCGCGAGCCGGGCTGCTCGATGTGCCTCGCGATGAACGCTGACCGGCTCGATCCGGGCGAGCGCTGCGCCTCGACGTCGAACCGCAACTTCGAAGGCCGTCAGGGCGCGGGCGGGCGCACGCACCTCGTGAGCCCCGCGATGGCCGCCGCCGCCGCGATCGAAGGCCACTTCGTCGACGTGCGCAAGCTTGCGTGATCAACCGGGATACAGAGAAAAGATCATGGAAAAATTCATTGTGCATAGCGGCCTCGTCGCGCCGCTGGATCGCGAGAACGTCGACACGGACGCGATCATCCCGAAGCAGTTCCTGAAGTCGATCAAGCGAACCGGCTTCGGTCCGAATGCGTTCGACGAATGGCGTTATCTCGATGTCGGCCAGCCCGGTCAGGACAACAGCAAGCGTCCGCTCAATCCGGACTTCGTGCTGAACCAGCCGCGCTATCAGGGCGCGTCCGTTCTGCTCACGCGCAAGAACTTCGGTTGCGGCAGCTCGCGTGAGCACGCGCCCTGGGCGCTGGACCAGTATGGCTTTCGCGCGATCATCGCGCCGAGTTTCGCGGACATCTTCTACAACAACTGCTTCAAGAACGGCCTGCTGCCGGTCGTGTTGACGGAGCAGCAAGTCGACAAGCTGTTCAACGAGACCTATGCGTTCGTCGGCTTCCAGCTGACGATCGATCTCGAAGCGCAAGTCGTGCGTACGGGCGACGGCACGGAATACGCGTTCGAAGTGCCGGGCTTTCGCAAGTACTGTCTGCTGAACGGCTTCGACGATATCGGCCTCACGCTGCGTCACGCGGACAAGATCAGGCAATACGAAGCCGAGCGGCTCGCGAAGCAGCCGTGGCTGAATCACCGGCTCGTCGGATAAATCGAACCACGAACAGAAGGAAGAGACGATGAAGATTGCAGTTCTGCCCGGCGACGGGATCGGTCCGGAAATCACCGCCGAAGCGGTCAAGGTCCTGAACGCGCTCGGCGAGAAGTTCGAGCTGGAAGAAGCGCCCGTCGGCGGCGCGGGCTACGAGGCGAAGGGCCATCCGCTGCCCGATTCGACGCTGGCGCTCGCGAAGGAAGCCGATGCGATCCTGTTCGGCGCGGTCGGCGACTGGAAGTACGACAAGCTCGAACGCGCGCTGCGTCCGGAGCAGGCGATTCTCGGCCTGCGCAAGCATCTGCAGCTTTTCGCGAACTTCCGTCCGGCGATCTGCTATCCGCAATTGACGGGCGCGTCGTCGTTGAAGCCGGAGATCGTGTCGGGTCTCGATATTCTCATCGTCCGCGAACTGAACGGCGACATCTACTTCGGCGCGCCGCGCGGCCTGCGTGAAGCGCCGGACGGCCCGTTCGAAGGCGCGAAGGAAGGCTTCGACACGATGCGCTATTCCGAGCCCGAAGTGCGCCGCATCGCGCACGTCGCGTTTCAGGCGGCGCAGAAGCGTCAAAAGAAGCTGACGAGCGTCGACAAGGCCAACGTGCTCGAAACGTCGCAACTGTGGCGCGACACGATGATCGACGTCGCAAAGGAATATCAGGACGTCGAGCTGTCGCACATGTACGTCGACAACGCCGCGATGCAACTGGTGAAAGCGCCCAAGGCGTTCGACGTCGTCGTGACCGGCAACATGTTCGGCGACATCCTGTCTGACGAGGCCGCCATGCTCACCGGTTCCATCGGCATGTTGCCGTCGGCGTCGCTCGACAAGAACAACAAGGGCTTGTACGAGCCGTCGCACGGGTCCGCGCCGGACATCGCGGGCAAGGGCGTCGCCAATCCGCTCGCGACCATCCTTTCCGCCGCGATGATGCTGCGCTATTCGCTCGGCAAGACCGAGCAGGCCGATCGCATCGAAAGCGCGGTCAAGAAGGTGCTGGAGCAGGGCTATCGCACCGGCGATATCGCCACGGCGGACGGCCGAGTCGTCGGCACGAAGGAAATGGGCGATGCGGTGCTGAAGGCGCTGTAAGCGCCGAAAAGACGATCGGCGGTTGCAAGCTAAAGCGCGGCCGATCGTCTCTTTTTACCGATGTTCGCGCACGATCCGCACGATTTTCACACGCGTGCCGCAAGCGCGTGACGAAAACATCGGGTTATCGTGTATATTCTTTGGTCATGGCGAAGAACTCTCAATTCTCTCTGGATTCCATCGGACGCGGCTCAAACGTCGTCGCGACGGAACTCGCCATCAGCACGCGCATCGACGCGGTCAAACGCGTCCTGAAAACGCGCATTACGAAAATCTCCATCAAAGCGATCACGATTCGCTGATCGTCCCTCGTGTCCGAGCGTCTTCCCCGCGCGGCCACGCCGGGTAAAGATGCGGGGAAGCGTCCACTAGGAAAGGTTAGTCATGAACGTAGGTCTCGTTGGTTGGCGCGGCATGGTCGGCAGCGTCCTGATGCAACGCATGCAGCAGGAAGGCGATTTCGACTTGATCGAACCGGTGTTCTTCAGCACCAGCAATGCGGGCGGCAACGCGCCGTCGTTCGCCAAGAACGAGACAAAGCTCAAAGACGCGACGAGCATCGACGACCTGAAAAAGTGCGACGCGATCATCACGTGCCAGGGCGGCGACTACACCAACGACGTGTATCCGAAGCTGCGCGCGGCGGGCTGGAAGGGCTACTGGATCGACGCGGCCTCGGCGCTACGCATGAAGGACGACGCGGTCATCATCCTCGATCCGGTGAACCTGGACGTCATCAAGGATTCGCTCGTGAAGGGCGGCCGTGACTTCATCGGCGGCAACTGCACGGTCAGCCTGATGCTGATGGCGCTCGGCGGCCTGTTCCGCGAGAACCTCGTCGAATGGACGACCGCGATGACCTATCAGGCCGCCTCGGGCGCGGGCGCGCAGAACATGCGCGAACTGCTGCAGCAGATGGGCGTGCTCTACGGTGCGGCGAAGGAAGATCTGGCGGACCCGTCGTCGGCGATTCTCGACATCGATCGCCGCGTGCTCGCCGCGATGAACGGCGAGCGCATGCCCGTCGACAACTTCGGCGTGCCGCTCGCCGGCTCGCTGATTCCGTGGATCGACAAGGATCTCGGCAACGGCATGTCGAAGGAAGAGTGGAAGGGCGGCGCGGAAACCAACAAGATTCTCGGCAAGCCGGCCATGGGCGCGCCGGGCTCGATTCCCGTCGATGGCCTCTGCGTGCGTATCGGCGCGATGCGCTGCCACTCGCAGGCGCTCACCGTCAAGCTCACGAAGGACGTGCCGCTGGACGAAGTGCACGGCATCCTCGCATCGGCGAACGACTGGGTGAAGGTCGTCCCGAACGAGCGCGACGCGTCGATTCGCGATCTCTCGCCGGCAGTCGTCACGGGCACGCTGACGGTGCCGGTCGGCCGTCTGCGCAAGCTGGCGATGGGCGGCGAATATCTGTCCGCATTTACTGTCGGCGATCAACTGTTGTGGGGCGCGGCCGAACCGCTGCGCCGCATGCTGCGCATTCTGCTCGACAAGTAAAGTAAACTACGCGCCTGGAAGCGCGTGCCAGCATGAAAAGCGTCGCTTCTCGCGGCGCTTTTTTGTTTTCGCGTCGTTTTGTTGCAAAGCTGTGTCGGCCGAGCCGTTTTCGCCGTACGTTTCAATTTTTTGCCGGACCCGGAGCCTCAATGATCCAACGACCTCGCCGGTCTCTCCTTTCGTCATCGCGTGCGGCGCTCGCCGCGACAGGTTTCGCCGTATGCGCGATGTTCTGGGCGAATCCCGGCGATGCGCTCGCCCAGGCGAGCAGCGCGGCGGCGCCGGGCGCGACGGGGCAGACGTACGCGGTCAAGCCGGGACAGTCGTTGAGCGATATCGCTGGCGAGCTCACTGGATCGAAGGACCGCGACGTACGCGCGCGTGCTGCGCGTGCGCTGTTCGACGCCAATCCGAGCGCGTTCGGAAATCACGATATCAACAAGCTGAAACTCGGCGCCGTGCTGAACGTGCCGGCCGATCTGGGTGGGGCGACGGCTGCGGCTTCCCCTTCCGCGCCCGCCGAAACGCCCGCTCCGGCTCCTGCGCCCGCTCCGGAAGCCGCGGCACCGGTATCGGAGAGCGCAGCGCCAGCGGCGCCCGCATCCGCCATCGAGCCGCATGCGAGCGCGCCTGCGGAGGTCGCCTCCGCGCCGGAGCCACAGCCCGAGGCCGCGTCTGCGACGCAGGCTCCAGCGAGTGCGCCAGCCAGCGCGGCGCCCGCATCCGCGAGTCATCAAGGCGCGACCGCCGCGACGATCGGCCTGACGCCGTTCATCGTTGCGATCGTGCTGGTGGTGATCGGTGCGCTGCTGCTCAGGATGCGCCGTCGCAAGCGGCGCGCGGCAGCGAGCGGCGACCTCGATCGCACTCCGCGAACCTTCTCCAGCCTCGAAGAAGCGCAAGCCGATGCGGCCGCGCGCAACGAAGCGCTTCGCAAGGAGCGTGAAGCTGCGGCGGTGAGTGCGGGCGTCGGCGCTGCAGCCGCGACGGCAGCGAGCGTCGAGAGCGAATTGCCGCCGACGACCGAATCGAAGCCCGCAGAGCAACCGGCTCGCGATGAGCCGTTCGCGCCCGTCGCGCCCGCGGCTCGACACGCCGACTTCGTTCCGCCCTTGCCCGAAGCCCCCGCAGCCGACGCCGGCGCGCACGAGCCGCACCTTCGCGAAATCGAGGCGCGCGAGGCGGCCCGCCTCGAGGCCGAGAAATGGGAAAACGAGGAACGCGAAGCCGCGGCACGTCAGGCAGCCGCGCAGGAGGCCGAGGAGCGCGAGATTCGTGCGCGCGAAGCCGCTGCGCGAGAAGCGCTCGCCCATCAAATGGCTACCCGCGAAGCCGAGCAGCGCGAGGCCGAATTGCGTCAGGTGACCGAGCGCGAGGAGCAGTCGCGCGACGCCGCCGCACGCGAGATCATCGCGCGCGAAGCCGAGTTGCGGGAATTGCAGGCGCGCGCCGCGGAAGAGCAGGCTGCCGAGCAGCGTGCCGCCGAGCAGCGCGACATCGAGGAACTGGCCGCGCGCGAAGCGGAAAAATCGGGTATCGCGCCGGACGAGGAGCCGGTGCTCGCGCATCGCTTTCCGATGCCGAAGTTCCCGCAGGACGCGATTCAGGCGCTGGGTTCGCTCGAAATGGAACTGCCGCCGCGCATGGAACTGACGATCAAGCCGCCCGCGATCACGGAGCCGGCCACGCTGGCCTCGCCGCCGGCTGAGCTTGCGCCGCCGCAGGAGGCGCATCCGAAGGCGCTTCAACAAGTGCCGTCCTTGTCGCAACCGATCGAACAGGCGCCGTTCGTCCCGCAACCGGTGGCGCGGCCCGATCCGGCGCAACCGCCGCAATCGCAGGCGCAGTCCGTCGCTTCGCAGATCGAAGCCGGCACGGCCGGTGCGGCGTCGGTGGCAGGCTTGGGCGCGACGAGATTCGGGCCGCTGAGCCTCGATTTCGATCTCGGCGCGGCGTCGAGCACCACCGAGCCGATTCCCG is a window encoding:
- a CDS encoding succinate dehydrogenase iron-sulfur subunit, translating into MAKRIFEVYRYDPDKDAAPRMQTYELELEHERMLLDALVKLKSVDETLSFRRSCREGVCGSDAMNINGKNGLACLTNLNELPQKIVLRPLPGLPVVRDLICDFTQFFNQYHSIKPYLINDTPPPEKERLQSPVERDELDGLYECILCASCSTSCPSFWWNPDKFVGPAGLLQAYRFIADSRDQATGERLDNLEDPYRLFRCHTIMNCVDVCPKGLNPTKAIGKIKELMVRRAV
- a CDS encoding succinate dehydrogenase assembly factor 2, with product MVDNQDNSHQSDPLRRARLRWRARRGLLENDLIFERFFSRYEHDLSDADVAALTRLLELSDNELMDLLLARTEPEGDLATPDVIRLLETLRTV
- the gltA gene encoding citrate synthase, whose protein sequence is MTPSDVKATLSFSDNSPSVEMPIYKGTLGPDVIDIRKLYGQTGKFTYDPGFMSTAACNSAITYIDGDKGELLYRGYPIEQLAVNADFLETCYLLLKGELPNEAQNKEFVDTVTRHTMVHEQMHFFFRGFRRDAHPMAVLTAAVGALSAFYHDSLNINDPRHREVSAIRMIAKLPTLVAMAYKFSIGQPFVYPKNELSYSANFMHMMFANPCEEYKVNDVLVRALDRILILHADHEQNASTSTVRLAGSSGANPFACIAAGIACLWGPAHGGANEAALNMLEEIGSVDNIPEFIKQVKDKNSGVKLMGFGHRVYKNYDPRAKLMRETCHEVLEELGLHDDPLFKLAMELEKIALEDEYFVSRKLYPNVDFYSGIVQRALGIPTSMFTCIFAMARTVGWIAQWNEMIADPEQKIGRPRQLFIGQTAREAKPLAKR
- a CDS encoding type II toxin-antitoxin system PemK/MazF family toxin; the protein is MVARGDIWLVALDPTLGSEIQKTRPCVIVSPPEMHDHLRTVIVAPMTSKGASAPYRIPVSFKRKEGLVLLDQMRSVDRMRLVRKEGTLAGKTLSDALRTLQEVFAV
- a CDS encoding AbrB/MazE/SpoVT family DNA-binding domain-containing protein, with amino-acid sequence MKTTIRKMGNSQGVLIPKPFLAQLGLENEVEMNVEDDAIVLRRPRSRVREGWAEASRSIAASGDDKLVMGEFANDDDSELEW
- the leuC gene encoding 3-isopropylmalate dehydratase large subunit, whose translation is MAQTLYDKLWNTHVIHTEEDGTSILYIDRHLLHEVTSPQAFEGLKLAERPVWRISANLAVSDHNVPTTDRSHGIADPVSKLQVDTLDQNCDAFGITQFKMNDLRQGIVHIIGPEQGATLPGMTIVCGDSHTSTHGAFGALAHGIGTSEVEHVLATQTLLQKKSKNMLVKVEGPLPRGCTAKDIVLAIIGKIGTAGGTGYAIEFGGSTIRALSMEGRMTVCNMAIEAGARAGMVAVDDTTINYLKDRPYSPHGVEWNQAVEYWRQFKSDPDAQFDRVVELNAAEIVPQVTWGTSPEMVTSIDGRVPDPEKEKDPVKRDAMERALTYMALQPNTPIESIKPDKIFIGSCTNARIEDLRAAAYVVKSLGKRVASNIRLAMVVPGSGLVKAQAEHEGLDKIFTNAGFEWREPGCSMCLAMNADRLDPGERCASTSNRNFEGRQGAGGRTHLVSPAMAAAAAIEGHFVDVRKLA
- the leuD gene encoding 3-isopropylmalate dehydratase small subunit, which codes for MEKFIVHSGLVAPLDRENVDTDAIIPKQFLKSIKRTGFGPNAFDEWRYLDVGQPGQDNSKRPLNPDFVLNQPRYQGASVLLTRKNFGCGSSREHAPWALDQYGFRAIIAPSFADIFYNNCFKNGLLPVVLTEQQVDKLFNETYAFVGFQLTIDLEAQVVRTGDGTEYAFEVPGFRKYCLLNGFDDIGLTLRHADKIRQYEAERLAKQPWLNHRLVG
- the leuB gene encoding 3-isopropylmalate dehydrogenase, translated to MKIAVLPGDGIGPEITAEAVKVLNALGEKFELEEAPVGGAGYEAKGHPLPDSTLALAKEADAILFGAVGDWKYDKLERALRPEQAILGLRKHLQLFANFRPAICYPQLTGASSLKPEIVSGLDILIVRELNGDIYFGAPRGLREAPDGPFEGAKEGFDTMRYSEPEVRRIAHVAFQAAQKRQKKLTSVDKANVLETSQLWRDTMIDVAKEYQDVELSHMYVDNAAMQLVKAPKAFDVVVTGNMFGDILSDEAAMLTGSIGMLPSASLDKNNKGLYEPSHGSAPDIAGKGVANPLATILSAAMMLRYSLGKTEQADRIESAVKKVLEQGYRTGDIATADGRVVGTKEMGDAVLKAL
- the asd gene encoding aspartate-semialdehyde dehydrogenase, which produces MNVGLVGWRGMVGSVLMQRMQQEGDFDLIEPVFFSTSNAGGNAPSFAKNETKLKDATSIDDLKKCDAIITCQGGDYTNDVYPKLRAAGWKGYWIDAASALRMKDDAVIILDPVNLDVIKDSLVKGGRDFIGGNCTVSLMLMALGGLFRENLVEWTTAMTYQAASGAGAQNMRELLQQMGVLYGAAKEDLADPSSAILDIDRRVLAAMNGERMPVDNFGVPLAGSLIPWIDKDLGNGMSKEEWKGGAETNKILGKPAMGAPGSIPVDGLCVRIGAMRCHSQALTVKLTKDVPLDEVHGILASANDWVKVVPNERDASIRDLSPAVVTGTLTVPVGRLRKLAMGGEYLSAFTVGDQLLWGAAEPLRRMLRILLDK
- a CDS encoding FimV/HubP family polar landmark protein — its product is MIQRPRRSLLSSSRAALAATGFAVCAMFWANPGDALAQASSAAAPGATGQTYAVKPGQSLSDIAGELTGSKDRDVRARAARALFDANPSAFGNHDINKLKLGAVLNVPADLGGATAAASPSAPAETPAPAPAPAPEAAAPVSESAAPAAPASAIEPHASAPAEVASAPEPQPEAASATQAPASAPASAAPASASHQGATAATIGLTPFIVAIVLVVIGALLLRMRRRKRRAAASGDLDRTPRTFSSLEEAQADAAARNEALRKEREAAAVSAGVGAAAATAASVESELPPTTESKPAEQPARDEPFAPVAPAARHADFVPPLPEAPAADAGAHEPHLREIEAREAARLEAEKWENEEREAAARQAAAQEAEEREIRAREAAAREALAHQMATREAEQREAELRQVTEREEQSRDAAAREIIAREAELRELQARAAEEQAAEQRAAEQRDIEELAAREAEKSGIAPDEEPVLAHRFPMPKFPQDAIQALGSLEMELPPRMELTIKPPAITEPATLASPPAELAPPQEAHPKALQQVPSLSQPIEQAPFVPQPVARPDPAQPPQSQAQSVASQIEAGTAGAASVAGLGATRFGPLSLDFDLGAASSTTEPIPALTPAQLATIARNKLELAAEYIELGDLSGARTLLQEVIESNDPATRQQAATLLSTLAPHS